Part of the Bacillus cabrialesii genome is shown below.
CGTCTTTTTTGCATCCGAGTCCTTTTGATCGGGAAGGCGTGTCACCTTTTGAATTGCTGGAGAAGAGCGGATACGAGGGGGAAACGCTGGTGCTGTTTACCTTTTCGGAAGCTGATCATCGGGAGGATGCCGAGTGGATTCAAAATGTTTGCGCCCAGCATGGCATCAGGCTTACACTTCAATTCTGTGATTCTGCTGATCTCCGCCGGTCGGAAATTGTGCAAATGGCGGATATCATTCATGACAGCGCGACGTTTGCCGAGGACAGTGAGTTTGGTTTTCTGCATTTGCTGCTGTCGGAGAACAGTTTTTTGTGTCAGCATCTTTCTGAAAAGCTGACACAAATATGCGCAGGAATGACAGAACGGATTTTTTCAATGCCTGACCGCTGTTCGAGAATCCAGATGCTGCATGACATTGACCGCCTGCTTCTGCAGGAGTTCAATGCGATTCCGCTGTATCAAAGTGTGCTGCAGGTGACATCAAGTGAGAATGTGGAAGGCCTCATGCTTGATGAAGAGGGATGGATTGATTTGTACGCCGTGTGGCTGTCCAAATGAAAAGAGGGTTCTTTTTTTGAACCCTCACTCACTGTACTTTATGACGCCATGCTGCGGCATTGGTCAGCGCAGGCGAAGCAGGATTTCGCACATGCTTGGCAATGATCGTGTCCATGCTTTTCGCATTCTGTGCCGCACGCTTCACAGATATCGGCGCAAAGTGCACAAATTTCTTTCATGAAAGGGCTGTCCGTTTGCATGGCTTTGACCGCCAGCGCGCAAATATCCGCGCACTCCCTGTCAAGCCGGATGCAGCCGCTGAGATCGTGATGCGCACTTTCCTCCAAACATTTTGTAAAACAATGATTGCAAGCCTCCATACAATTGATGCAAGCTTCAATACAAGCTTTTAAAGAATGTTCCATAACTGATTCCCCCTGTATGGCAGTGTATGGTTTTAAGTTTCCCATCTTGATTTTTAAAAAACAGGCGGGTGTGTTTTAAGGGAAGAAATATGTACATATACCCTGGGCGGGTATACTTAACGTTCCATCAGATAGTATAGAAACCAGACAGCGTGATTTTGTTCATCCCGTGCGGCGCGCGTAAAGATGCCCTTCGCTTTTAGGTTTGAGGTTTCCTCGGCCGCACGCAAGTAAAAGTCAACGGTTTCTTGTTCATCTTTAAAAGCGGCGTCAAGCCCTCTCGTGAAACTGTCCGGGCATTCCTCCGTTTGTTTCGGCATGAAGTGTTTGCCGGTAATGGCTCCGTACAATGTGGAAAATTCACGGAGGTGGCGCATTTCGTCACGCCTGATTTCTTCAATCTGTTTTCTGGCGTCATCGCGGCTGGCAAGTTCGGCGAGCTTGCGGTAGCATTGAACCGCGCTGAATTCTCCGTTAATGGCTTTTTTCAGATTCCGAATCAAAACAGGGTCTTCCCGGTACGGCGCCGGATATGGATAGCAGCTGTAGTACAAGGGATTCAACTCCTTCTTGGGCTTCTGTAAAAGTATATGTAGGGCGGAGAGTCATGTGCAGAGAAATTCAGTTTTTTCGATGTGAAAGGCCGTTTTTTACCAATAGATGAGATTGGTCATTTTCGTCAACATTCGATAAAATATATAGAGATAAAAAGAGAGGGGTCTTCTAATTTGGGAGCAGAGTTTTTAGTAGGCAGGTCCGGGAGTGGAAAAACGAAGCTGATCATCGACAGCATTCAGGATGAGCTGCGCCGGGCTCCATTCGGGAAACCGATCATTTTTCTAGTCCCGGATCAAATGACGTTTTTAATGGAATACGAGCTTGCTAAAACGCCTGATATGGGCGGGATGATACGCGCTCAAGTGTTCAGCTTTTCACGATTGGCCTGGCGCGTTCTCCAGCACACGGGAGGAATGAGCAGGCCGTTTCTTACGAGCACAGGTGTACAGATGCTCCTGCGGAAACTCATTGAGGAGCATAAACAGGAGTTCAAAGTCTATCAAAAAGCGAGTGACAAAAGCGGGTTTACCGCACAGGTAGAACGGATGCTGACAGAGTTTAAGCGCTACTGTCTGGAACCGGAAGATATCCGCAGGATGGCGGAAAGCGGAACGGCTTCCGAGTATCGCGGAGAACGTGTTTTATCTGAAAAGCTTCATGACTTATCGATTCTCTATCAGCAGATGGAAAAAAGCCTCGCAGATCAATATCTTCACTCTGAGGATTATTTGACATTGCTGGCGGAGCATATTCCGCTGTCGGAGGATGTAAAGGGCGCGCATATCTATGTGGACGGCTTTTATCAGTTTACACCGCAGGAGTTCAGGGTGTTGGAGCAGCTTATGGTTCACGCAGAGCATATCACGTTTTCGCTCACAGCGGACAAGCCGTCATACGAGCGGGAGCCACATGAACTGGAATTGTTCAGAATGACTGGAAAAACTTATTACCGTCTGCATCAGAAGGCGAAGGAACTGAATCTGGACATGACCTATAAAGAGCTAAACGGGACTGAGCGGCACTTGCAGGCGCCGGAACTCGCACATTTAGAGGCGCAGTATGAAGCGCGTCCGGCCATCCCATACTCAGAAAAACAAGATGCCTTTACTGTGATGCAGGCCGCAAACAGACGAGCTGAGCTCGAAGGCATTGCCCGGGAAATTCACTCTCTTGTCAGAGAGAAGGGCTATCGCTATAAGGATGTAGCGATTCTTGCGCGCCAGCCGGAAGACTACAAAGATATGGTGAAGGAAGTTTTCGCAGATTACGAGATTCCTTATTTCATTGACGGAAAAGCATCTATGCTGAACCATCCGTTAATCGAATTTATCCGGTCGAGCATTGATGTTCTGAAAGGGAATTGGCGTTATGAAGCGGTGTTTCGCTGCGTGAAAACCGAACTGCTATTCCCGCTTAACGAGCCGAAGACTAAGGTGAGAGAACAGGTCGATCAGCTTGAAAATTACTGTATCGCCTACGGCATTAAAGGCGACCGCTGGACAAAGGGCGACCGTTTCCATTACAGGCGTTTTGTGTCATTGGATGATGATTTTGCGCAGACCGACCAGGAAATCGAAATGGAAAACATGCTGAATGACACTCGCGACTGGATAGTTCCGCCGCTTTTTCGGCTCCAGAAACGAATGAAAAAAGCAAAGACGGTTCAGGAAAAGGCAGAGGCGCTCTATCGTTATTTAGAAGAGACGGATGTGCCGCTGAAGCTGGATCAGGAAAGACAGCGTGCTGAAGAAGACGGCAGAATCATT
Proteins encoded:
- a CDS encoding four-helix bundle copper-binding protein; translation: MEHSLKACIEACINCMEACNHCFTKCLEESAHHDLSGCIRLDRECADICALAVKAMQTDSPFMKEICALCADICEACGTECEKHGHDHCQACAKSCFACADQCRSMAS
- a CDS encoding ferritin family protein encodes the protein MYYSCYPYPAPYREDPVLIRNLKKAINGEFSAVQCYRKLAELASRDDARKQIEEIRRDEMRHLREFSTLYGAITGKHFMPKQTEECPDSFTRGLDAAFKDEQETVDFYLRAAEETSNLKAKGIFTRAARDEQNHAVWFLYYLMER